In the Sphingobium sp. Z007 genome, ACATCGCCCGCACCCGCGCCGCCTCGGTCGCCGGATCGAGCAGCCGATCGTCCCGCCCCGCGCTATGGTTGCCGCCATAGGCCGTGGCCCTTCGGCTCCACCCGCCGCACCCGGCGATGGCGCCCGCATCCTCAATCACGAAATAGGTGCCGTCGGCGATCAGCCGACTGTCCAGACCCATGAAAGCGTGGCTGGCCGCCACCTGATCGGGCGTCAGATACGCCGATTGCAGATGTTCGATGGCGCGGGTCATCAGCGCCGACAGGCGCGGTTCGTCGGCCATGGTGGCAAGGCGATGGGTCAGAGGCATAGTATGTCCTGCAACGAAAACGGCCGATCCTGCAAGGGACCGGCCGCTCGTCGTCGCTGTTATGCAAAGGTCAGAATTTGAAGCCGACCTTGCCGTACCAGAAACCGCCGTTGAAGCCGAACGGCGACACGTCGGGATAGATGTCACCGGTGAAGCGACCACCGGTCGAGGCATAGACCGGGCCCAACGTCCCCTTGGTGTTGGAATATTTGTCGGGATAGTTGCTGAACAGGTTCTGCACGCCCACGCTGAGGGTGAAATTGTCGTTCACCTCATAGCTGGTTTCAAAGTCGAACACGAACTCGCTGCCGAAGGTCTGCGACACCGGGCCGTCATCTGTCTGGGTATATTTGCCATACCAGTTCATCCGCGCCAGCACGGAGAAGGGACCGCTGTTCCAATTCTCGGTCAGGATGACGCGGGTCTTGGGCAGGGTCTTTTCGAGCTGGGCGACGCGGACATCGGATACGATGTCGCGATTGCGCGCGATGACCTTGGTCTTGTTATAGTTGAACGCCAGCGTGGTGTTGAAACTGCCCATAGTGTCGGTGGCAAAGCGATAGCTGCCGACGACATCGATACCCTGCGTCCGCGTGTCGAAGGCATTGGTCAGGAACTGCACTTCGTTGACGGTCGCATAGTTGGCCAGACCCAGCGATTGGAGCGTAGGCCGCTGCGCATTGGTGATTTCAAACGTGCCGGACGTGCCGATCCGGTCCTTCACCTTGATATTATAATAGTCGATCGACAGCGTGAAGCCGGGTGCAGGCGTGAACACGGTGCCGAGCGAGAAGCTGACCGACTCTTCGGGCTTCAACGGCGTCGCGCCCAGGAAGGCCGCGACCGGGCTGGTGACCGGCAACGTCATCGATTCGATCGCATTGGGATTGCCGGGGTTGAAGCCGGTCGCGATGCTGCTGCTGTTGACCTGACCCGGCGTCGGGGCGCGGAAGCCGGTCGCCACCGTGCCGCGCAGCGCGACGATGTCGGGAACGACGGCGTAGCGGGCGGAGAATTTGCCGGTGGTGGAATTGCCGAAGTCGGACAGATGCTCATAGCGGCCAGCGATGCCGAAGGAGAGCTGTTCGGTAATATCTCCTTCGATGTCGATATAAATACCCTTGGAATTGCGGCTGCTTTCGCCTGCAATCGATGGGCCGTATCCGGGAAATCCGTTGGCGCCGACCGGCTGGGCAGTGCCCAGCTGCTCATATTGATAGTTACCCGGTCCCACCGGCAGCGCGCTGTTGAAAGCGGTATTGAGCCTATCTGTGAATACCGGCGTACCGTCCTGATGGAAGACCAGATTCCCGGTATATTGCCCGATCGCATAGGACGCCGCGTCGCCCAAGCCCAGTTCATAGGATTCGCGGAAATACTGGCCGCCAAAGGCGATGGTGATGGGGCTTGCAAAACCGACTTCCCATGGATAGCTGAAGTCCGCATTGACCAGCGTTTCACGCTGTTCCAGCTTGCCCAGATAGAATTCGGTGGGCGACGTGATGCCCAGCGACGGGTTCATCGTGCCGTTCATCGTATAACGCAGCGTCGACTGGCCATAGCTGCCGGAAATGTCATAGTTCAGGCCAAAACCCAATTTGCCCTTGTAACCCACCGTACCGGAAATATCGTCGATCTTGCCGAAGAAAATCGGCGTGAAGCCGCCGGGATAGACGCAGCTCCAATTCTGGACCAGAGGGT is a window encoding:
- a CDS encoding GNAT family N-acetyltransferase, translated to MPLTHRLATMADEPRLSALMTRAIEHLQSAYLTPDQVAASHAFMGLDSRLIADGTYFVIEDAGAIAGCGGWSRRATAYGGNHSAGRDDRLLDPATEAARVRAMYTHPDHVRKGVGTLILSLCEAAARAEGFGALELSGTMAGVPLYRSFGFEDVRPFEDSGVPMLLMRKAI
- a CDS encoding TonB-dependent siderophore receptor, which codes for MKYKGLISRSAIAVALCYSMPVLAQDAPPQAAAAEPGQTIIVTGTRRTDRTVAESPTPIDVYSGVELQKQGTADMNQVIQNLVPSFSVARYAIGDGSSFVRPPNLRGLAPDQTLVLINGKRMHRSALVQIGANAQSAGAHSADLAQVPAIAVRAVEVLRDGASAQYGSDAIAGVINMTLRDDTDGISGYARYGQFYRGDGEDYQLALNGGFKLGDSGFINISGEYVNAAKTSRGVTRAGAALLAQEQPNIGVPKLAQRYGNPAMESYRFFVNGGFDLGDDSSVYFFGNYGHSFQEESFNYRQSVDTAGVDIEGNSFGKNGIFSDIFTDFDNSLPGVQSGAAGGNVYAPNDYEVSAIHARAGSVVRDYTKVATCSDPLVQNWSCVYPGGFTPIFFGKIDDISGTVGYKGKLGFGLNYDISGSYGQSTLRYTMNGTMNPSLGITSPTEFYLGKLEQRETLVNADFSYPWEVGFASPITIAFGGQYFRESYELGLGDAASYAIGQYTGNLVFHQDGTPVFTDRLNTAFNSALPVGPGNYQYEQLGTAQPVGANGFPGYGPSIAGESSRNSKGIYIDIEGDITEQLSFGIAGRYEHLSDFGNSTTGKFSARYAVVPDIVALRGTVATGFRAPTPGQVNSSSIATGFNPGNPNAIESMTLPVTSPVAAFLGATPLKPEESVSFSLGTVFTPAPGFTLSIDYYNIKVKDRIGTSGTFEITNAQRPTLQSLGLANYATVNEVQFLTNAFDTRTQGIDVVGSYRFATDTMGSFNTTLAFNYNKTKVIARNRDIVSDVRVAQLEKTLPKTRVILTENWNSGPFSVLARMNWYGKYTQTDDGPVSQTFGSEFVFDFETSYEVNDNFTLSVGVQNLFSNYPDKYSNTKGTLGPVYASTGGRFTGDIYPDVSPFGFNGGFWYGKVGFKF